CCACCATTAATTGGAACATCCTAAGGTTAAAAAGTATATGAAAAAGACACTCACTAATAGTAATAGTAGTGAGTTATCATGTTAGACAAAATGTTCTGCAGACCTCTGATCATCAGAGTCCCAAGACAGTAATTCCAAGGTTGCCCAAGTATCATGACCTCCATGAATCTGCAACTGGTTAGCCTCAAAGCAGTATACACTGTGCTTTATACCGATCTTGCTTGATCCCTGAGTGCATTTCAGCTTTTGTTTATCCAGGGCGTATCTTATTCTCACCGAGTTCTCCCAGCGCCAAGTCATCTCGTATAACTTAATGAGAACAAGATAAGGAAACGATGACTTTGGTTCAGATTCTAACATTCTTTCTGCTAATCTCTCAGCGAGTCTTGTGTCTCCAAGATCAATGGATGCATAGAGAATAGGTTCCCAAATATGAGAGCTTGGTTCAAAAGGCATCTTCTCAGCGATGTCATTTGCTTCATTGATCATACCAACCCTGCACAGCAATTCAACTACACAGGCGTAATGCTCATTCTCGGGATCAACTCCATGAACCTTTTTCATCGAAGAGAATATCTGAATCCCTTGGTTAACAAAGTTAGCATAACAACAAGCTACCAGGACACCCATTAAAGTCACTTTGTCCGGTTTCAGTCCACGGTGCATCAACAAGTGACGGAAAATGGCAAGGGACTCATCCGCTCTGCCGTTTCTTGCCAAACCCATTATCACTGTGTTCCAAAAGAACAAATCTTTTTCATCAGTTGTTACAAACACTCGCATTGCTGAATCAACCAACCCGGTTTTGAAGTACATCTCCATGAGTGAGGTAGCCACAGGTGTGTCCAGATCAAACCCTAACTTGACAGCCAAAGAATGAACTTGAGCTCCGTGATCTACCATCACGACATTCAGTGAGCTCAAAACGCTACTGAAAGTGAACTTATCCGGCTTAACTCTCTGCCTCATAGCGAGAATAAAAAGCTTAAGAGCCTCTTCTCCAAAACCATGCCACGAATAGCAAGCAATCAAGGAGTTGCACAACACCGAGTCCCGTTTCTCCAACTGTCGAAAAAGCTTAACCGAATCCTCCAATCTGTTGCATTTGGAAAACATGTCAATCGCAGCTCCTGAAACAACGGTGTTAGAAAGAGACCCCATCTTGATGCAAAGAGCTAGAGCCTGCTCACCCTTGCACAAGTCTTGTAAATCCGAGCAAATAGATACAACTGTCGAGAATGTGTATTCGTCAGGTTGATACCCCATTTCTCTCATTACTCGAAACTGATCCAAAGCTACTTCTTTGTTTCCAGAATCAGAACAACACAAGATCAAAGAGTTCCACGAGATAACATCCCTACCCTCCATTGTTAGAAACACGGATAAAGCATAATCAAAAACTCCTAGCCTTCTATACATATCCATAAGAGAATTCCACACCACCGGATTGGACAAACTTACACCGCTGCAAATAACATTACCATGAATTTGTTCCCCATGGCGTACACAAGTAACCAGTGTAGCTAGAGTGGAAATCGTGAACTCCGTTGGCCTAATAACATATCTCTGCATATCCAAGAATGTCCTCATCGCATTTCTCGGAGACCCAAAAGAGGCAAACCCTGAAATCATTGTGTTCCAGCTGACAACATCCCGTTCAGGCATTTCGTCGAACATGTAGAGTGCGCGATTGAGATAATCGTTTTCTAACAAACCCTTTAAGCAGACGTTCCATGATATGGTGTTCTTTTCGGGAATAGCCTCAAACAATTGCAAAGCATAGATGACGGAGCTGGATTTGAAGTAGAGCTGAAGACAGCGATTTCCCCAGAAAGTATTGTCTATCAGTCCAACTTTGACGAGTTGGGCATGGACGATTCTCGCTAAAGTCGGACATTTTGAGAGCAGAGAACGGTCTACGAGACGCGAAAAGTAGAAAGAGGACGGCATGCAAAGTCCATGAGCTCGTCGGTGCTGTAAGAACATACATACATGTGcggagtttttatttttttatttgaattatcATGGCGGCGGTAATTCTTTCActgtttagtgatttttttttttttcttgtaaatgaattatatgtgtatttttacaACGAAAACCGATTATATTAttcaaacataaaacataagatGGTCTAGAGAAAATAATCAACAAAACTAAGATCCCTAGGAAAAAAATCGAAAGATTCTAGCTAAAAGAATCATCGATTTCATTATATTCCCTCGGTATGTCGGATATCGTGAAGGCATGAAATCTTCTTCGATATCTCCAACAATTCTATCGAGAATGTTAGCCATGCTTACTCTTCTTTTAACATCGCAATCAAATCCTTGAAATCTGTTCCAAAGTTCTAACATGTAAAATGTTGTAACATACATTCCATTGCTTTCTATCTCTAAGCTTaaagtaaattatttttatctttgatttCTTGTACCCATGAATTGGTTTTTCAAAAAGTATCTTTCTTAACCCATCTAGAACCACTAAAGATAGATGTGGAGATCCAAAAAACATCTACCAACCATATATTCTTAAAGCATAAGGCTCGAGAAGGTAATGTTGAAGTTGAATCAAACAATCAGCTGGTACATTTGCCATGAACCAGTCTTGACATTCTCCTTCTGCATATCTGATTAACTCACGTGGGTCCATGTCATTCCTCTGAATAATATATCATTCATTATTTTGCAGAGATACTAGATTATCCAATGATAAGGATCTATGTCCAATTCCGGATCTTCAATTCTGTTTTTcgccaaaaaaaaatccatatagGTGTATATACTGGAGACACAAAAAATGGCCGGATGAGAAGGTGTAGCTGATAAGGCTCATGCTTGTATGGCAGATGTGCATTCAAAAATAGCATGATTTGTAGATTCATCTGGTTCTCCACATCCTGGACAAATATTGTCACATCTCATATGTCTACGTGTCAAATTTCTTGTGAAAGCCACATGTCTTGTGACTAATTGCTAGTTATGGCAGTTGGACCACGTGCCTTGTAGCATCTCCGTCACGGGAACTTGACATGGGGTCTAGACATTTCGATAGAAACGAGACTGTCTTGGTTCAGATCATAGGAATTGATCGTGAACAAGTTGTGATAAAgagagtgatcagaatggatcatgggaaaacgTAGTCAATATCAAGAGATGGACCAAAGGACTAACTTTGGATGGAATAAGATGAAGAGAGCAAGCTGTACGAGTGATGAGACAGCAGGGTGATACGAGCATGAAGCTCGAGCAGCTGGGAGAAGCTCGGAAAAGCTCAGTCTAGCTCACATCAAGTTGGGTCAGCTCGGCTAGATGGACagctagctcactcagctgggtcagctgggagtcagctcaactcagctgaaCGGAGTGTTGGAAGCTCTGACCATTGGGTCAAGTCTGGGCGGTTACCAGGCTGGTTGGTTGGACAAGGATGACTATGGGCCGGTGGGCTCTTGTGGTTAGATCATGGGCATGTGTAATCTTTGTGGGCTTCAGTTTAACTTTTCTAGGAGTGGATAAGAAGGCCGATGACGtctggtaactgccataggcgaatGGATGTGATatggaccattgattaaatcaatggccagaaatatAATGggagggatgcaatggttaggAAGTAACTGCCATTTCTTCTATAAAAGAAAGGCACGTCCGTGGGTTTCCAGGCACACCAGGGCTTCCTTCTATACCCTAAAACACAAAGAAATACagagagaaaaggagaaaaGGTCGGATTAAACAATCCAAGACCGAGAGTTGGGTGAAGGCAacaaagaggcagttttgtggGCAATCAAGGGGGAAGTCATGAACGATCCTTTGATGGGTTTTCATTATTAATGGCCACGTCTCAGGCTTCCTCTACATCATTAGAACACAAGCAAATGACCAGGGAAGAAGAGAGATGACCAAAATTCACTCTTAATGGCCAAGGCAGCCTTAAGGGCTGATGTGTGTGGATAGGCGGTTTCATGGGAGTTCAAGGGAAGAGAAGTGCGACCCATGGATGGATCTTATCATTACTGGAAGTACATGATAAGACTTGATAAATGCGTGGATAAGAGAAGCATGGTTTTCCTGGTTAAGAGAAGAAACAAGATTCTACACCATCAAGTGtaaggtaaccggttttatgatTACTTCTCATTTATATTTCTGTCTCTTGTAGGAGCGATCATGGCCAAGAATGATACGCCCTTGAAGACTATGTACATTGTGATGTGATATAAGGATCCAAGAGTTGATGAAAGGGGCCGGATCATGGTTGGTATAACTCGTCCATATGGTGGGTTGGAAGGATGCAATGCATCGGCCATACCATAAGGGGTGGGAACTTGGTTTGTGTTGATCACGGCCTGAACCATCAGAGTGTGATATATGGATGGTTATGAGTGGTCACGATCATGGGTCAAGGGTGAAGAGTCATGACCTTTCACCAAGGTGATTATTCATGACAGTTACAACCGAGTGATCGGAGCTGTTGTGAAGGAGAACTAATAGTCGCATGGTCTATTATGGATGATGATGGCTTATACTATCAACCATTGTCTGGACTGAGATTGATGGTATGATGAGTATCTAGGCAAGAGACACGAATGTCTTGTGAGGATGTGACTTGCAACAATGTGAAACAAgagtatggctagtactatgtgtcatGGACCATAAGTGTTGAGCCTACGTGTGTTTATTCAAGGAAGGCcatgtgtgatctgatcatgtctgagtatggacgacctgatcaatagatgatggatcaaggtgtcggATCTacttgatcaaaggatgcatcGGTTGGAAGAACAAGACAGATCGCCTTGATTGGGATATAGTTTCATGGACGGTTAGGTAAGAGTGAAGACTCATctgttctgagtcatgtggggtggttggttgattgacttaggatctgatgggcattgtcaGTCCAAAAGtcggacttggtatcataagctAATAAGCAAAAAGGATGTTGAAtggtgcatgagccgagaaggGCCAAATGTATATCCTttgctgtttgaagacttctcaagggttacttaagtctgtggggatggttggctgaatgattAAGTACCCAAAGGGAATGGTTTATGTAGGGGTAAAGGAGCAGGACGAAGTATATgacagctggccatagctcggtcttAGCTCAGCTCAAGTGTgtcagctcgatcagctgggtCTACGAGCTCATTCGACTAGAGCAGCTGGCCCGATGaactaacaagctccgtggatatGGCAAAGGTATGATTTAGCAATatttgcatagatctagatagaatggtttaggggaatggaacctcggATTCGTATGACTTGATTAAGGTTTAGGATCGACCTTTGAGCTAGTTGGTAGTTGGGTAGACTTACCA
This Brassica napus cultivar Da-Ae chromosome C6, Da-Ae, whole genome shotgun sequence DNA region includes the following protein-coding sequences:
- the LOC106409298 gene encoding pentatricopeptide repeat-containing protein At1g43980, mitochondrial-like; this translates as MFLQHRRAHGLCMPSSFYFSRLVDRSLLSKCPTLARIVHAQLVKVGLIDNTFWGNRCLQLYFKSSSVIYALQLFEAIPEKNTISWNVCLKGLLENDYLNRALYMFDEMPERDVVSWNTMISGFASFGSPRNAMRTFLDMQRYVIRPTEFTISTLATLVTCVRHGEQIHGNVICSGVSLSNPVVWNSLMDMYRRLGVFDYALSVFLTMEGRDVISWNSLILCCSDSGNKEVALDQFRVMREMGYQPDEYTFSTVVSICSDLQDLCKGEQALALCIKMGSLSNTVVSGAAIDMFSKCNRLEDSVKLFRQLEKRDSVLCNSLIACYSWHGFGEEALKLFILAMRQRVKPDKFTFSSVLSSLNVVMVDHGAQVHSLAVKLGFDLDTPVATSLMEMYFKTGLVDSAMRVFVTTDEKDLFFWNTVIMGLARNGRADESLAIFRHLLMHRGLKPDKVTLMGVLVACCYANFVNQGIQIFSSMKKVHGVDPENEHYACVVELLCRVGMINEANDIAEKMPFEPSSHIWEPILYASIDLGDTRLAERLAERMLESEPKSSFPYLVLIKLYEMTWRWENSVRIRYALDKQKLKCTQGSSKIGIKHSVYCFEANQLQIHGGHDTWATLELLSWDSDDQRSAEHFV